In the Endozoicomonas sp. SCSIO W0465 genome, GGGCTTGGAACTGCCGGCGGTAGAAGTTGTCTGATAGGTATAGGGGATTTTCTTGAATCGACTTCCCATCAGCTGTTCAGACCAGAAATTAATTGCACGGTTCCTGCTCGTTATGTTCCGGACTACGGTCTGGAGATCCGGCTGAATCTGATTGAATCCTATCAAGCGAGGGCTTTCTCAGAAGACAGTCGCAAAAGCCTCTTTGAGACAAGCTTTACGCTTTCGTCAAACAGCGATCGAATGGGGTATCGATTGGATGGGGCTGCTATCATTCCACCCTTTAGCGGGGTGATTTCTGAAGGCATCGCTCTCGGGGCTGTTCAGATTCCTGAAAATGGTCAGCCAATTATTCTCATGCGTGATCACCAGACACTGGGTGGCTACCCCAAATTCGGTTGTGTTGCCCAGTTGGATTTGAACAGGCTGGCACAGGCAGTGCCCGGAACTACGATACGTTTCCAGCCTATATCGCTTCAGGCGGCGGGGAAAAAATTAACAAGTTTCTATTCCTTCTTTAATTTGTAGCCTCCAGTTTTCCAACCAGGTTTTGCAATCAGGCTTTCCAATCAGGTATCGCTACAGCTACTTGAATTATGGAAAAACAATTCTAAATTAACGGTATGCGCTCGGTATGAATGGGTGTAGAAACTATTATTATTGACGTCTGTTATCTCTCTGTCTTTGTGTTTTTTCCGCTTCCTCTCGATGATCTTCATACCCATGTCCGGTGGTAGTTCGTGTTGTTTCCTCAGCTCTTGTTGTAAAAATTGCTGTATAAAATCAGGTGTGATTTGATGAAAGTGTTCAGTTTTAGTACACCATTGGTGGCAGGAGTATTGGCGGGTCTGGCTCTGCCCTTACCTGTGGTTTTTGCTGCAGGCAGCAACACGGCTGCCATTTCGGCACACCTTGAACAGCCAGACAAGCTGAGATCGATGGTACCTCTTGACCAGCTGATAGTGATAACACGAAATAAGTTTGGTAATCAGGCTTCTGACGTGGTTGTACACTCAGCCCGGTTGCTGGAACAGAGTCGCCAGAAGGTGGTTGTTATTGACTTTATGGATGCCAATAACCAGCTGGAACGGGTTATTTATGACGCTTTCAGTGGCAAGCAGGTTGATCATGCCCCTATGCAGATGCCCATGCCTATGGAAGAGATATTGTCGAAAGTCGAGCGTAAATATCCCGGATCGAACAGAACGCGAACCTGGCTGGAGAGACAGGATGGCAGTATGGTGTATGTTATAGAGCTGACAGACAAACAGTTTAAAATGAAGCGACACCAGTTAACCATGGACGCTTATACCGGTAGGGTAATTACGGACGAAACCTACGACATGAAACCCGATGGTAAGCAGATATCCCTTGAGCAGATTATCAACAAGGCACGGGAAAAATACCGTGGGATGGTTGTGCTGAGAACCAGAAGCCGTATGAAAGACAATATCAAGGTAAGAGAGATTGTCTTTCTGGATGGTAATCGCGTAAGGCATAAAATGGTGGTTAACGCGGTGACTGGAGAAGTAATAGAAGACAGGATTGCGCCGTTGAGCTGGATCTGACAGGTCGCGTGTCGTCTGTCGTGTCTGCCAAAATAACATGGCCTGTCATGTTTTCGGGCGCGTGGCGCAAAATGAAAGAGCGGCAAGCGCTGTTCTCAGAGTTCATCATTACTATCCACACTCACAATCTTGACATTCATCAGTACTGCATAGATTCCCGGTACTATCAGGGCCATGGCGATAACGATCATCAGTTCGCCAAAATCAGCAGAGGCAAAGGCAGAGATAATAAATATTGACGACAATGTGACAATAATAATATTGGACAGGGATTTCTTATTCTCCACGCGATCCTGTTTTAGCAACGCCATACCGGACCAGAAATAAGGGAACAGCAGTAGCAGAACCGAAATGGTCACGGAAAGATCAAACGCTTCGGCAATATCGCTGCCCATCATCATCAGAACCACCTCCACTACAGTCATAATCGCCGCGTTGATTACCAGCCCGATGCTGGGAATACCAAAACGGTTGGTATAGCAGTAAGCCTTGGGTAAAAAACCATTGTCGGCACTGGTTTTGGCGGCACTCACGGAGTTTAAGCCCCAAACGATGAAGCTGGCAATGCAGGCAACCGACATGACCAGGGAAACGGTCTGCCCGACATAGGATGAGTGGGAAATTTTCTCCATGGACAGGGCAAATGAGGCCGGGGCGTCCTGGATTTGCTGAGCGGTGAACATGCCCTCTATGACTGTGGTGGACAGGACGTAAAAAACAGCCACGATCAGAAAGCCGATAATGGTGGCAATGGGCACCACTTTATGGGGATTCTCAATCTGTGCGGCATTGGTGGCAACGCTCTCGACCCCGACATACGAGAAGATCAGAATGGCAAAGCCGGCCATAATGGCAGAGCCTTCACCTTTGCCGGATACATTCCAGTTTTCCTGAAACTGCACCGGGCTGAACTCGATCCAGCCCAGTACGCTGGTCAGCACCACGGCCACCAGTAACAGGGTGACGGTGATGGAGACCACCTGGGCGATAACGCCAACGCCACGCAACGAGAGGGCAACGAATAGCCAGATCAACGCAATAATGGTGACGCCAAGCACGATCGGGTCGTTCAGTTCCGGGATAAACATAGCCAGGTAGCCCAACCCGGCGATCAGGATGGAGACATTGGAAATCAGGTTGCCATAGACATAGAAAAATCCACACTGGGCCCCGAGAATGGGACTGATGGAGGTGGCCAGCGCCGTAGGGCTCGGGTCTTGAAAACGTTCGCCGGCCCTGACGTACACCAGGGTGAGGAACAGCGCACCGGCGGTGACCAGAATAAATGAAATCAGGGTAATCGAACCGGTAAATGCCAGTTGCTGGGGCAGGGCAATAACGCCACTGCCTGCCAGGCTGGAGATAATCAGAAATGTGGCGCCAATCATTCCCAGTTTCCTGGCTTCGCTGTTTTTTCCGGAAGGATTCTGTTGGGAGGTAGCCCCTTGCTGTTTAGCGGTGTCGCTTAACATGGTGAATACTCCTGTACCCTGAACGATGGAAATAAAACAGTGGCAGGAACATGAAAACAAGGCACCCTGCCAGCAGAAACCCGATATAGTCAAAGATTGCGTTTAACCCTTCTGCACGAACTGAAGCGGTAGGGATAAAGCCAAAGATAAAGACGAAGCAGCTGGTGATAATGGCCGTTCCGGAAACCAGCCAGATGCCGGTGAAGCCGCCGGGTATACGATAACTTCTGTATATATCAGGTCGTGAATAGCGCAGTTTGATTGCCGCAGCAAACATCAGCAGATACATGATCAGATAAAGCTGTGCAGCGAGGGCATTCATTAACATAAAGGCACTGCTGACTGATGGCATCAATAAAATAGCCAGTGACAGGAGGGCAGACAGTAAGGCCTGTAGAATTAAAATGGGGACAGGCACACCGTATTTATTGCTCTTCTGCCACAGGCTTGGGAAATAGCCTTCACGGGCAGCTTCGCGAATCCCTTTGGAAGGGCCGATCATCCAGGTGATCACCATTATCATGGCACCATAGGCAATCAGCAGGGTAATGACCGGGGCCAGCCAGGAGAGGTTATGGATAGTAAAGAAGGTGTTGAGCGCCTGATCAACACCGGCACTCAGGCTGACATCATTGGCCGGGATGACCAGCGCGATGGAAAGCGATGCCAGCAATGATAGTGCGATGATCAGAGCGCAGGCGGAAAAAATCGCTCTTGGATAACTCTTTCCCGGGTCTTTGACCTCAGTGACGTGAACGGCTGACATCTCCATACCGGTAAACGACACCAGCATGGCCGCCATCAGCATCAGATGCTGGAGATTTTCAAACGTTGGGATGGTGGCTGCCCAGGAAAAATGAATGGCAGTGGGTTTACCTGACAGAAGGTACATCCCCCCCAGGGTGATAATAATCAGGCAGGGAATAATGCTGCCAACAATAACGCCCGTGGTGCTAAGCAGAGCAGAGAACTTAAGCCCTCTCAGGTTGACCAGGGTAGAAAAAGCCAGGGCCAGCCAGATAAACCCGACCACAAACCATTTGTTGTCTGCCAGTACCGGATGAATGATGTAGGCCACTGCAGAAGCCGCAAAAGAAAGCACCATGGCAAACCAGGGCAGGTTTTCTACCCACTGCATAAAAATGGCAACGACCCCCCACTTGGGGCCAAAAGCTTCGGTAACCCATAGGTAGACCCCACCTTCACCCTGCCAGCCGGAAGCCAGCTCTGCTGATACCAGGGCGGAAGGAATAAAGAAACACAGTGCTGCCAGGCCGAGATAGAAAACCAGTGAGTAACCGTACTCTGCCAGACTGGGGAGTGCATGGAGTGCCAGAATGGCTGCAACATTGATCATGGTCAGTGTAAAAACATTGAGCTTGTGCGGCAGCTTTTTTAAACGTACATGGCTTGCTGTTTTTTTCTTCATCGTTCTCTTTTTAAAGAGCAGGAATCGGATCGGTTGCCACGAGCTGACCGGGAGCATGAAACTCCCGGTTGATCGGTTACTCCTTCACACACAAGGTGCGGAAAAAGTTCTTGCCATCCCGTTCTATCCGTTCAACGCCGTGTATATCGCTTTCGTAGCCCGGAAACAGGTTTTCAAAATTCTGTCTTGCCATCAGGTAGTCAAAAATGGGGTTGGCTTTATCGTTCATGGACTCACCGCCCATCATGATCGGGATGCCCGGAGGGTAGGGAACGATCATAACGGCTGGAACACGGCCTTTCATGGCTTCCAGCTCGACATACTCAACCTGTTTCCTGACGACGCAATGGTAGGCATCGGCGGGTTTCATGGCCGGATCTGGAATCACCTGGAAAGCCGCCTGCATCTTGTCGAGCAGCTGTTGTTCTTTAAAATACTGGTGAATGTTGTTGCTGTGATCCTTCAGGCCAACCCCGGCATACGTCTCTGGATAGTCATTGACCAGTGCGGGTAGTGCCTGCTCCAGAGGGGCATTGCTGTCGTAAAGGGCTTTGAATTTGAGCAGTGCAGAGAGCAGGGAGCTTTGTTTGGCTTTGGTGGTGCCCAGCGAGTTAAGCAGCAGGAAAGAGTAGTAATCGGTTTTTTCACAGACGATGCCGTGTTTGATCAGGTAGTCGGTAACGATGGACGCAGGAATGCCTTCATCGGTAAGGTTGCCGACGTCATCAAGTCCCGGCGTGATGAACGTCAGCTTGATGGGGTCCAGCATGGCATAGTTGTCTTCAATTTCGTCAAAACCGTGCCAGTCATTTTTTCGGTTGAACACCCAGGGTTGCTGGTGGCTGCCCAGGTATTCCACCGGAACATTTTCAAACGCCGTATCGCTGCCATCGTAATTGACGATGCGGGGTTGCCACATTTCGAAAAACCAGCTTTTGGCGGTCTTCATTTCTCTGGCGATGCGGGTGACTTTCTGGCGAAGTCGAATAGACTCCAGGATAATGTCGTTCAGTAGAATTTCACCGTTGTCGTCCATCATTTTGGTGGCAACGTCCAGCGATGCAATCATGCTGTATTGTGGCGAGGTGGATGAGTGCATCATATAGGATTCGTTAATCTCATCCGGGTTGATTTTGACTTTACTGCCACTGCGGATATGCATCATGGATGCCTGGGAGAAAGCCGTCAGCAGTTTATGGGTCGAGTGGGAGCAGAAGATGGGGGGGTGATCGCTGTTCCTGTCGTCATCCGCCATGCCAAAGTGATCTTTATAGATCGGATGAAACCGGGCGTAGGCATACCAGGCTTCGTCAAAATGGAGATTTTCGACGCTTTGCTGAAGTTCTTTTTTAATGTTGATTACGTTGTAGCAGATGCCGTCATAGGTTGAGTTAGTCAGTGCTGACATTTTTACTGTACTCTGGCTTTTTATCTCTGCCGGAATATTGGGGTGCGCATCAATTTTGCTGTGGATGGACTCTTCTGAGAACTCGGATAAACGGCAGGGGCCGATAATTCCCCGCTTGTTTCTTCTTGGCACCATGTATACCGGATAGGCATCGGTGATGACCATGGCGTAGTTCAGGGATTTATGGCAGTTGCGGTCAACAAAGGCGATGTCATCCCTGACCAGCTGACTGCGCCAGATGATCTGGTTAACGTTGGATGTGCCATTAAGCACGTAATAGGTGTAGTCAGCGCCAAACACTCGTGCAGAGTTTTTCTCGGCATCGCCCACCACACCGGAATGATCCAGCAACGACCCGAGCTCCGGCACTGAGACTGAGAGATCGGCGCGAAAGACATTTTCACCATAAAAGTCATGCATGGCCCTGCCTGCAGGGCTGTGCAGAAAGCCTTCGCCACCCATATGGCCAGGGGTGTGCCAGGCGTATTTGTACTCCTGGGCGTATTCAACCAGCGCACCAAAAAAGCCCGGGTAGACACTTCGGATATACTCATTGACAAAAACATTAATACGCCCGGCCAGAAATTCGATGGTATCGGCGGTTTTCCACAGGGCATCATTAATGATCTCAAGGACATGAGTAGGAATATTAGCTGCGCCCAGTCGTTCGGTCAGGAGCAGGATCGGAATATGTCGGTTACGTGAGCGAACCAGGCTGATCAGTGCTTCCGGCTCCATATTCTCAGTGCCGGTTTCGCTTTGAATGTCCCAGTCGATAATGACCGCCCCCAAATCAGAACGGGACATGAATATTTCCACACCGTCTTCATAACTGAATGATGGGTGTACGGTCAGTTCCTGAACTTCTTCCAGGTTCTCAACCAGTGCTCGCAGACGTAAACCTTCATCATTGTTAGCGTCAAACTGAGCAGAGATAATCAGGACTGGCCATGCTCGTTTGGTGATTTTCATAATCAACCTCGAAGAAAGCGGCGTGACAGGAATTTGGTACTACACAGAAACGTATGCCTGAGAATGGCGATGAGTGGCAGATTGCAGATTGACGTAAGGATAGTCCCGGTATGAAAGTTGCGCCAACAAAAGGCTGAGGGGATAACGGTCGCTTATCGGGAAATCGGGAAATCGGGAAAAATGACAGCGCAGTGTAATGTATTGGTCAGTGGATCTGTTTTCATAGGTAAGGTGACAATAAACAAAAAGCGTTAACAGGCAGAGTAAAGTCTGGAAACGTACTATTACGTAATGCCTTCCGTATCATCCGGCGCTAGTCTATGTCCGAATGAAGTTCAGTTTGGTGCTGGATAGCTATATCCGGTCTATGGATGAGGTGATTACCTGACTCCTGATCGTAATGACAGTGTTACTGTCTATGTGCAGACCGCCGGACTTGGCATGACGACATGAAAAGTGTGAGTAAGAACAAGTAACTGTTCAGCACCCCCACATAAATCTGGAATTTTCTGATTTTTATACCATCCTCTTAAGCACCATTTTTCCACAATATTCGCCAGCATGATTCCAGAACTACCCGCAACTATGTCGGCTGAGATTCTCTTGAAAGAGAATGCAGAGCTGCGGATGAGAGTTGCCTGTCTGGAAGAGCGATGTCGAGAATTGGAAGAAAAGGTTGGCAAGAACAGTCAAAACAGCAGCAAGCCGCCATCGTCTGATGGTTATCAAAAACCTTGTAAAAACAGTAATTCTCCAGATCATTCTGACGACCTTTCCGCAGATAAAGGTACCGATCCATCGGATGAAAAACCCAATCCTAAAAGTCTGAGACAGTCTTCTGGTAATAAAGCCGGTGGAAAGAAAGGGCATCAGGGCACTTGTCTTAAACAGGTCGATATCCCTGACTATATTGAGTACCTTCCGGTTAAAGAATGCAATAAATGTCAGGCGTCTCTTCTTGATAGTGAGCCGGTCAAATATATTGAACGACAGGTGTTTGAACCAGGGAGACCGGGTGAATTTGAAGTAACGGCCCATAGAGCTGAAGTAAAAATCTGCACTTGTGGTTGTCGGAATCAGGCTGAATTCCCGGAAGGTGTTACCGCTGCCGCACAATATGGCTCAGCCACACAGGCTATGGCCGTCTATCTTAACCAATACCATTTCCTGCCTTTTAAGCGCGTGTCAGAGTATTTTAATACTCTCTATAAAATGAGTGTAAGTGCAGGCACTGTCGCCAATTTTGTGGCCAGAACCTATGAAAATCTGGCTTCTACTGAAGAGGTTATTCGTGACGCCTTGCGGGAATCGTCTGTTGCCGGAGCCGATGAAACGGGTATGCGGGCCGAGGGCTCTTTGCACTGGCTACACGTTATGCGGGATGAACAATGGACGCTCTACTACTTGTCTGAAAAGCGAGGTCGTGAGGCCATGGACACGATGGGCATACTGCTAACATTTGCAGGCGTTCTGGTTCATGATCATTGGAAATCCTATTTTGCATATGCGGCAACTCACGTACTTTGCAATGCCCATCACCTGAGGGAGCTTTTGGGTGTTGTTGATAGGGACAGCAATCAACTGGCGTTGCGATTGATGAAGCTACTGAGGCTTTCCTGGCATTACTGCAAGGGCTTTAAGACCATAGGTATGCTACAGATGCCAAGTGTTGTCTGTGAACGAATCGAGAAGATTTATGACCGGTTGCTTCAGCGGGCTCTAATGAAAGAAGTCGTCTATATGGAGAAGCAACGAGAGGAGCTTAAGCGCAAGAAAGTCAAG is a window encoding:
- a CDS encoding PepSY domain-containing protein; this translates as MKVFSFSTPLVAGVLAGLALPLPVVFAAGSNTAAISAHLEQPDKLRSMVPLDQLIVITRNKFGNQASDVVVHSARLLEQSRQKVVVIDFMDANNQLERVIYDAFSGKQVDHAPMQMPMPMEEILSKVERKYPGSNRTRTWLERQDGSMVYVIELTDKQFKMKRHQLTMDAYTGRVITDETYDMKPDGKQISLEQIINKAREKYRGMVVLRTRSRMKDNIKVREIVFLDGNRVRHKMVVNAVTGEVIEDRIAPLSWI
- a CDS encoding biotin-dependent carboxyltransferase family protein → MLTQLQDTGRTGMGHQGLTQGGPMDLHAYCWANYLLGNRMGCSQLEIMGGQTKLLAHQAVTLALTGADLRARVNSQPVDGWQTIHLNKGDTLSFQFPKKGLRAYLAIPGGFAAPAVFGSVATVVRDGVGGLGTAGGRSCLIGIGDFLESTSHQLFRPEINCTVPARYVPDYGLEIRLNLIESYQARAFSEDSRKSLFETSFTLSSNSDRMGYRLDGAAIIPPFSGVISEGIALGAVQIPENGQPIILMRDHQTLGGYPKFGCVAQLDLNRLAQAVPGTTIRFQPISLQAAGKKLTSFYSFFNL
- a CDS encoding APC family permease — encoded protein: MLPVSSWQPIRFLLFKKRTMKKKTASHVRLKKLPHKLNVFTLTMINVAAILALHALPSLAEYGYSLVFYLGLAALCFFIPSALVSAELASGWQGEGGVYLWVTEAFGPKWGVVAIFMQWVENLPWFAMVLSFAASAVAYIIHPVLADNKWFVVGFIWLALAFSTLVNLRGLKFSALLSTTGVIVGSIIPCLIIITLGGMYLLSGKPTAIHFSWAATIPTFENLQHLMLMAAMLVSFTGMEMSAVHVTEVKDPGKSYPRAIFSACALIIALSLLASLSIALVIPANDVSLSAGVDQALNTFFTIHNLSWLAPVITLLIAYGAMIMVITWMIGPSKGIREAAREGYFPSLWQKSNKYGVPVPILILQALLSALLSLAILLMPSVSSAFMLMNALAAQLYLIMYLLMFAAAIKLRYSRPDIYRSYRIPGGFTGIWLVSGTAIITSCFVFIFGFIPTASVRAEGLNAIFDYIGFLLAGCLVFMFLPLFYFHRSGYRSIHHVKRHR
- a CDS encoding IS66 family transposase → MIPELPATMSAEILLKENAELRMRVACLEERCRELEEKVGKNSQNSSKPPSSDGYQKPCKNSNSPDHSDDLSADKGTDPSDEKPNPKSLRQSSGNKAGGKKGHQGTCLKQVDIPDYIEYLPVKECNKCQASLLDSEPVKYIERQVFEPGRPGEFEVTAHRAEVKICTCGCRNQAEFPEGVTAAAQYGSATQAMAVYLNQYHFLPFKRVSEYFNTLYKMSVSAGTVANFVARTYENLASTEEVIRDALRESSVAGADETGMRAEGSLHWLHVMRDEQWTLYYLSEKRGREAMDTMGILLTFAGVLVHDHWKSYFAYAATHVLCNAHHLRELLGVVDRDSNQLALRLMKLLRLSWHYCKGFKTIGMLQMPSVVCERIEKIYDRLLQRALMKEVVYMEKQREELKRKKVKNTKAYNLFKRLTEFKAETLRFMSDFTIPFDNNGSERDVRMAKLKQKISGCFRSADGGSMFARIRSYLSSARKQGMDIYQSLHRAVRNYCNMPLLSAE
- a CDS encoding amino acid permease, whose translation is MLSDTAKQQGATSQQNPSGKNSEARKLGMIGATFLIISSLAGSGVIALPQQLAFTGSITLISFILVTAGALFLTLVYVRAGERFQDPSPTALATSISPILGAQCGFFYVYGNLISNVSILIAGLGYLAMFIPELNDPIVLGVTIIALIWLFVALSLRGVGVIAQVVSITVTLLLVAVVLTSVLGWIEFSPVQFQENWNVSGKGEGSAIMAGFAILIFSYVGVESVATNAAQIENPHKVVPIATIIGFLIVAVFYVLSTTVIEGMFTAQQIQDAPASFALSMEKISHSSYVGQTVSLVMSVACIASFIVWGLNSVSAAKTSADNGFLPKAYCYTNRFGIPSIGLVINAAIMTVVEVVLMMMGSDIAEAFDLSVTISVLLLLFPYFWSGMALLKQDRVENKKSLSNIIIVTLSSIFIISAFASADFGELMIVIAMALIVPGIYAVLMNVKIVSVDSNDEL
- a CDS encoding Orn/Lys/Arg decarboxylase N-terminal domain-containing protein, whose product is MKITKRAWPVLIISAQFDANNDEGLRLRALVENLEEVQELTVHPSFSYEDGVEIFMSRSDLGAVIIDWDIQSETGTENMEPEALISLVRSRNRHIPILLLTERLGAANIPTHVLEIINDALWKTADTIEFLAGRINVFVNEYIRSVYPGFFGALVEYAQEYKYAWHTPGHMGGEGFLHSPAGRAMHDFYGENVFRADLSVSVPELGSLLDHSGVVGDAEKNSARVFGADYTYYVLNGTSNVNQIIWRSQLVRDDIAFVDRNCHKSLNYAMVITDAYPVYMVPRRNKRGIIGPCRLSEFSEESIHSKIDAHPNIPAEIKSQSTVKMSALTNSTYDGICYNVINIKKELQQSVENLHFDEAWYAYARFHPIYKDHFGMADDDRNSDHPPIFCSHSTHKLLTAFSQASMMHIRSGSKVKINPDEINESYMMHSSTSPQYSMIASLDVATKMMDDNGEILLNDIILESIRLRQKVTRIAREMKTAKSWFFEMWQPRIVNYDGSDTAFENVPVEYLGSHQQPWVFNRKNDWHGFDEIEDNYAMLDPIKLTFITPGLDDVGNLTDEGIPASIVTDYLIKHGIVCEKTDYYSFLLLNSLGTTKAKQSSLLSALLKFKALYDSNAPLEQALPALVNDYPETYAGVGLKDHSNNIHQYFKEQQLLDKMQAAFQVIPDPAMKPADAYHCVVRKQVEYVELEAMKGRVPAVMIVPYPPGIPIMMGGESMNDKANPIFDYLMARQNFENLFPGYESDIHGVERIERDGKNFFRTLCVKE